A genomic region of Vicinamibacteria bacterium contains the following coding sequences:
- a CDS encoding aminotransferase class I/II-fold pyridoxal phosphate-dependent enzyme: protein MNDFRRDPDGGYVPSVHLNLNVRGLEPSATLAINELSNALVAQGREVLKLGLGQSPFPVPEAVVEALKANAHQKDYLPVRGLPALREAVAEYHRRKHGVERGGDNVLIGPGSKELMFLIQLVYYGDLVIPTPSWVSYAPQAQIIGRHVRWIPTSSKNNWQLQPEDLERLCEIDPERPRLMILNYPNNPTGHTYDAAQLKELAAVARRYRVVMLSDEIYGEIHHDGRHVSIAEFYPEGTIISTGLSKWCGAGGWRLGTFTFPEALTWLLNSMAVVASETFTATSAPIQHAAVTAFRGAPEIETYLVKCRRILKAIGRYGARSLKEAGARVREPAGAFYLFPDFGHLRHELKERSITSSRVLCERLLKETGVASIPGSSCGRSESELTLRLAYVDFDGARALQALQTLEPDEEPNEWFLREHCPKIATAFDRLCEWTPKAVAAHR, encoded by the coding sequence ACGTTCCTTCCGTACATTTGAATCTCAACGTGCGCGGCCTCGAGCCTTCGGCGACCCTCGCCATCAACGAGCTCAGCAATGCTCTCGTCGCGCAAGGACGAGAGGTGTTGAAGCTCGGTCTGGGACAGTCTCCTTTCCCCGTTCCCGAAGCCGTCGTGGAGGCCCTGAAGGCGAATGCCCATCAGAAGGACTATCTTCCGGTTCGGGGGCTTCCCGCTTTGAGAGAAGCCGTCGCCGAGTACCATCGCCGCAAGCACGGTGTCGAGCGAGGAGGCGATAACGTTCTCATCGGCCCGGGCTCCAAGGAGCTGATGTTCCTCATCCAGCTCGTCTACTACGGGGATCTCGTCATCCCCACCCCCTCGTGGGTCTCTTATGCTCCGCAGGCTCAGATTATCGGACGCCACGTGCGGTGGATCCCTACCTCATCGAAGAACAACTGGCAGCTCCAGCCCGAGGATCTCGAACGGCTTTGCGAGATCGACCCGGAGCGGCCGCGGCTCATGATTCTCAACTATCCCAACAACCCCACGGGGCACACTTACGATGCCGCGCAGCTCAAGGAGCTCGCGGCGGTGGCCCGCCGATACCGCGTCGTCATGCTCTCCGACGAGATCTACGGCGAGATTCATCACGACGGCCGGCACGTCTCCATCGCCGAGTTCTATCCCGAAGGGACGATCATCAGCACCGGTTTGAGCAAATGGTGCGGTGCGGGAGGATGGAGGCTGGGCACCTTCACGTTTCCCGAGGCCCTCACCTGGCTTTTGAATTCCATGGCCGTCGTCGCGAGCGAAACTTTTACGGCGACGAGTGCCCCCATCCAGCACGCGGCGGTAACGGCCTTCCGCGGCGCGCCCGAGATCGAAACCTACCTCGTAAAGTGCCGGCGGATTCTGAAGGCGATCGGCCGCTATGGCGCACGTTCCTTGAAGGAGGCCGGAGCTCGAGTGCGTGAGCCGGCAGGTGCTTTCTACCTCTTCCCCGACTTCGGCCACCTGCGCCACGAGCTGAAAGAACGGAGCATCACGTCGAGCCGGGTGTTGTGCGAGCGCCTACTGAAAGAGACCGGGGTCGCCAGCATCCCCGGCTCGAGCTGCGGCCGATCGGAATCCGAGCTGACACTGCGGCTCGCCTATGTGGACTTCGATGGGGCGAGAGCGCTCCAGGCCTTGCAGACGCTCGAACCCGACGAGGAGCCCAACGAGTGGTTCTTGCGGGAGCATTGCCCTAAGATCGCCACCGCTTTCGACCGTCTCTGCGAGTGGACGCCCAAGGCGGTGGCCGCTCACCGCTGA